A DNA window from Tenuifilaceae bacterium CYCD contains the following coding sequences:
- a CDS encoding NAD(P)-dependent oxidoreductase, with translation MATPTKNILVTGSNGQLGTEIKNEQSNLPLFNLIFTDFQELDITNTESVENVLNELRPEFVINCAAYTAVDKAEQEESNANLINSIAPKILANACKKYGAKLIHVSTDYVFDGKANTPYNENSEVNPQSAYGRTKLIGEQNVLESEIGMVIRTSWLYSAYGNNFVKTILKHGAVKLELGVVFDQTGTPTWAHDLAKAILQIVNAGTNSFKPEIFHYSNEGVCSWYDFAHEIVSLSNLSCKINPIETKDYPTLALRPQYSVLNKQKIRNLYNVTTPYWRESLIECLKQLR, from the coding sequence ATGGCAACACCCACTAAGAATATTCTGGTTACTGGTTCAAACGGACAACTCGGTACTGAGATTAAAAATGAACAAAGTAATCTTCCCCTCTTTAATCTCATTTTTACCGATTTTCAAGAGTTGGACATAACCAATACCGAAAGTGTTGAAAACGTATTGAATGAACTCAGACCTGAATTCGTTATAAATTGTGCGGCCTACACCGCAGTAGATAAAGCAGAGCAAGAAGAAAGCAATGCGAACCTAATCAACTCTATTGCTCCAAAAATACTAGCAAATGCATGCAAAAAATATGGGGCTAAACTTATCCATGTTTCTACCGATTATGTTTTTGATGGCAAAGCCAACACTCCTTACAATGAGAATTCTGAGGTTAATCCCCAATCTGCATATGGCAGAACTAAATTGATTGGTGAACAAAACGTTCTTGAATCTGAAATTGGAATGGTTATTCGCACATCGTGGCTTTACTCCGCTTACGGTAATAACTTTGTGAAAACAATTCTAAAGCACGGGGCTGTGAAGCTAGAACTTGGTGTGGTTTTCGACCAAACAGGCACTCCAACATGGGCTCACGATTTAGCAAAAGCAATACTTCAAATAGTTAATGCAGGTACCAATAGTTTTAAACCTGAGATATTTCACTACTCCAACGAGGGCGTTTGTAGTTGGTACGACTTTGCTCACGAAATAGTATCGCTATCAAACTTAAGTTGTAAAATAAATCCTATCGAAACAAAGGATTACCCTACCCTTGCACTTCGACCTCAATACAGTGTTTTGAATAAACAAAAAATTCGTAACTTGTATAACGTTACAACACCTTATTGGCGTGAAAGTCTTATTGAATGCCTGAAACAATTGAGGTAA